The Pseudosulfitobacter pseudonitzschiae genome includes a region encoding these proteins:
- a CDS encoding NUDIX hydrolase: protein MFEVLKNIWGHTLAPMLQRPRRLQVAALCHRTKGSNTEVLLVTSRDTGRWIIPKGWPIRGLKSSEAALQEAWEEAGVRNSKAIEAPIGTYTYDKRQNTGWDMPVETLVYSVAVTELSEDFPEAHERTRRWVSPNDAANMVAEPELQMILRQL from the coding sequence ATGTTTGAAGTCCTGAAGAATATCTGGGGTCATACCCTGGCCCCAATGTTGCAGCGCCCCCGGCGGTTGCAAGTAGCGGCCCTGTGCCACCGCACCAAGGGCAGCAACACCGAGGTTTTGTTGGTCACCAGCCGCGACACGGGGCGCTGGATCATCCCCAAAGGCTGGCCGATCCGCGGGCTGAAATCATCCGAGGCCGCCTTGCAAGAAGCATGGGAAGAAGCCGGAGTGCGCAACAGCAAGGCAATCGAAGCCCCTATCGGCACCTATACCTATGACAAACGCCAGAACACAGGTTGGGATATGCCGGTGGAAACGCTTGTGTATTCCGTAGCCGTCACCGAGCTGAGCGAAGATTTCCCCGAAGCGCATGAACGCACGCGCAGATGGGTGTCGCCAAACGATGCTGCCAACATGGTTGCCGAGCCCGAGTTACAGATGATTTTGCGCCAACTGTAA
- the rplC gene encoding 50S ribosomal protein L3 gives MLRSGVIAKKVGMTRLFMEDGKQIPVTVLQLDKLQVVAQRTPEKDGYTAVQLGAGTAKVKRTSQAMRGHFAAASVEPKRKVAEFRVDPEAMLAVGEEIIADHYFEGQFVDVAGTSIGKGFAGAMKRHNFGGLRASHGVSISHRSHGSTGQCQDPGKVFKGKKMAGHMGAARVTTQNLQVIRTDSDRGLIMVKGAVPGSKGGWVTVKDAVKKPFPDSAILPAALRSAADEAAKAAEEAAAAAAAEAEAEAKRLAEEQAAAEAEALKAAEADIAAEGSDADNSDAEDKKEGDA, from the coding sequence ATGTTGCGCTCAGGCGTTATCGCGAAAAAAGTCGGCATGACCCGACTGTTCATGGAAGACGGCAAACAGATTCCTGTAACCGTTCTCCAGCTCGACAAATTGCAGGTTGTTGCCCAACGCACACCCGAGAAAGACGGCTATACAGCTGTTCAGCTCGGCGCGGGCACAGCCAAAGTCAAACGCACAAGCCAGGCGATGCGCGGTCACTTTGCTGCCGCTTCGGTTGAGCCCAAGCGTAAAGTTGCCGAATTCCGCGTCGATCCCGAGGCCATGCTGGCAGTGGGTGAGGAAATCATCGCTGACCATTACTTTGAAGGTCAGTTCGTGGACGTGGCAGGCACATCCATCGGTAAAGGTTTTGCCGGTGCGATGAAGCGTCACAACTTCGGTGGTCTGCGCGCGTCGCACGGTGTTTCGATCTCGCACCGTTCGCACGGCTCGACAGGTCAGTGTCAGGATCCCGGCAAGGTTTTCAAAGGTAAGAAAATGGCCGGTCACATGGGCGCTGCCCGTGTCACCACGCAAAACCTGCAAGTGATCCGCACCGACAGCGACCGTGGCCTGATCATGGTCAAAGGCGCCGTTCCCGGTTCCAAAGGTGGTTGGGTGACAGTCAAGGATGCGGTCAAAAAACCGTTCCCCGACAGTGCAATCCTGCCCGCCGCGCTGCGATCCGCTGCTGACGAAGCCGCCAAGGCAGCTGAAGAAGCCGCCGCCGCCGCCGCAGCCGAGGCCGAAGCAGAAGCCAAGCGTCTGGCCGAAGAGCAAGCCGCCGCAGAAGCCGAAGCGCTGAAAGCAGCTGAAGCCGATATCGCAGCTGAAGGTTCGGACGCCGACAACTCGGACGCCGAAGACAAGAAAGAAGGTGACGCATGA
- the rpsJ gene encoding 30S ribosomal protein S10, whose translation MAQSQNIRIRLKAFDYRVLDASTQEIVNTAKRTGASVRGPIPLPNKIEKFTVLRGPHVDKKSRDQFEIRTHKRLLDIVDPTPQTVDALMKLDLAAGVDVEIKLQS comes from the coding sequence ATGGCACAAAGCCAAAACATCCGCATTCGCCTCAAGGCGTTTGACTATCGGGTGCTTGATGCTTCCACTCAGGAAATCGTCAACACCGCGAAGCGCACAGGCGCTTCGGTTCGCGGCCCCATTCCGCTGCCGAACAAGATTGAAAAATTCACCGTTCTGCGTGGTCCCCACGTTGACAAGAAATCCCGTGACCAGTTCGAGATCCGCACGCACAAGCGCCTGCTGGACATCGTTGATCCGACTCCCCAGACCGTGGACGCGCTGATGAAGCTCGACCTGGCCGCCGGTGTGGACGTCGAGATCAAGCTGCAATCGTAA